A genome region from Natronosalvus rutilus includes the following:
- a CDS encoding tyrosine-type recombinase/integrase encodes MEVVDSNVAENMILPKPDNETRNDKIEPDIAEEIFAYLEKFEYATLRHALFAVLWDTGFRLGTIRTLDLQDYHSDNQYVEVHHRPDKGTPLKNKAKAEQEVNLHGWVCEVLDDYVKMHRDDVTDEYGREPLFTTQHGRPVNSNLRANINALTRPCHYTGECPHGRDIETCEATTMEQAQRCPSSVPPHALRRSAITAWLNKGHNKELLSDRMNVSTKTLEKHYDARTQGEKRELRAEVFEMDSG; translated from the coding sequence ATGGAAGTTGTAGACTCAAACGTGGCGGAGAATATGATTCTCCCTAAGCCTGATAACGAGACACGAAACGACAAAATTGAGCCGGACATTGCCGAGGAGATCTTTGCATATTTAGAGAAGTTCGAGTATGCAACTCTCCGTCACGCATTGTTTGCCGTGTTGTGGGACACGGGTTTCCGTCTCGGAACAATCCGAACTCTCGATCTTCAGGACTACCACTCTGATAATCAGTATGTTGAGGTTCATCACAGACCCGATAAGGGCACGCCGCTCAAGAACAAGGCCAAAGCGGAACAAGAGGTAAACCTCCACGGTTGGGTCTGTGAAGTGCTGGATGATTACGTCAAGATGCACAGAGACGATGTGACGGACGAATATGGACGTGAACCGCTATTCACTACTCAACACGGTCGCCCGGTCAACTCCAATCTTCGTGCGAATATCAATGCACTCACGCGCCCCTGTCACTACACCGGTGAATGTCCCCACGGTCGCGATATCGAAACTTGCGAAGCAACGACGATGGAGCAAGCTCAGCGATGTCCCTCGTCGGTGCCCCCACATGCTCTTCGCCGGAGTGCCATCACAGCGTGGTTGAACAAAGGACATAACAAAGAACTCCTTTCCGATCGAATGAATGTCAGCACGAAGACGCTGGAGAAGCACTACGACGCACGTACGCAGGGTGAAAAGCGAGAACTCCGTGCTGAGGTCTTCGAGATGGATAGCGGTTGA
- a CDS encoding cytochrome C oxidase subunit II produces MTSPIKPPEGNWWDQKINRRETVWLGLGGIWSIILFGWMSVWTRTGDQNPTGETYEVSAEEFREKMATYEDAAEETEDGLVPDGTDVYLAGMRFMWDGAPVVLETGVEYDIHLTSYDVQHGFSLRPEANLSKQINLQVLPGYEWVVPMEFDEPGTYHIICNEFCGQGHRTMHGTIVVTEGV; encoded by the coding sequence ATGACGTCACCAATCAAACCGCCCGAGGGCAACTGGTGGGATCAAAAGATCAACCGACGCGAGACGGTCTGGCTCGGACTCGGTGGAATCTGGTCGATCATCCTGTTCGGCTGGATGAGCGTCTGGACGCGAACGGGCGACCAGAACCCGACCGGCGAAACCTACGAGGTGTCGGCCGAGGAGTTCCGCGAGAAGATGGCCACCTACGAAGACGCGGCCGAAGAGACCGAGGACGGGCTCGTCCCCGACGGGACGGACGTGTACCTGGCTGGCATGCGATTCATGTGGGACGGCGCTCCAGTCGTCCTCGAGACCGGGGTGGAGTACGACATCCACCTCACTTCCTACGACGTCCAGCACGGATTTTCGCTGCGACCCGAAGCAAATCTGAGCAAGCAGATCAACCTGCAGGTGTTGCCGGGCTACGAGTGGGTCGTACCGATGGAGTTCGACGAGCCGGGCACCTACCACATCATCTGTAACGAGTTCTGTGGCCAGGGACACCGAACCATGCACGGGACGATCGTCGTTACGGAGGGGGTATAG
- a CDS encoding cytochrome c oxidase subunit I has translation MLGLFDNDYGPDGFRTCSVTGLRIHRSAENPTKLFALTAIVALLVGGIFAFTVAMTRWEFVGLLEAGDFYTHLSMHAWNLLIFWMIFMEIAILYVGGPMVLGRRLSIPILAKVGWATMVLGAVAVNYGIWTTTAPNEAPLLTAYVPNPSEPLFYAGVIVFLLGATVAALPFFATLWVEKRENAGQTLPLVTFAAFTTAVIAVEAILGGLAAFSYAFLWRMEIIASVDAAIYRQLYWIAGHGTQQINLVAMIAVWYFLTHVVGGAEVVSEKVSRTAFILYLFFINLGAAHHLLSDPAVSTGWRIFNTSYAFYGATFASLIHAFAIPAGIEAGRRRRGLGGGLFGWLTGAPWRNPMFSATIFSIILFGFLGGITGVIMGQLQLNMTWHNTLATVGHFHATVVLGTTVAFMGLTYFVIRTLFMRQFISPKLASVQPYLYSGAMAIATLMLMYVGILYGVPRRTTEVVENIPGTEFSLSAAGPLFSVFGVFALLAIAGGVLFLVLAVGSVLFGKRIEPGDNDDITPDGGLAADGGESVHHYEMRGTFVLCLVFLTAFVITYLLNWYLLSQLWKIGL, from the coding sequence ATGCTGGGTCTCTTCGACAACGACTACGGCCCCGACGGATTTCGAACGTGCTCGGTGACGGGGCTGCGGATCCATCGTTCCGCCGAAAACCCCACCAAGCTCTTCGCCCTGACGGCAATCGTCGCGCTGCTCGTGGGCGGCATCTTCGCCTTCACCGTGGCGATGACGCGCTGGGAGTTCGTCGGATTGCTCGAGGCAGGTGACTTTTACACCCATCTGAGCATGCACGCGTGGAATCTGCTGATCTTCTGGATGATCTTCATGGAGATCGCCATCCTCTACGTGGGCGGGCCAATGGTTCTGGGTCGTCGACTGTCGATCCCGATCCTCGCCAAAGTCGGCTGGGCGACGATGGTGCTCGGCGCGGTGGCGGTCAACTACGGCATCTGGACGACGACCGCGCCGAACGAAGCACCGTTGCTGACGGCGTACGTCCCCAACCCATCAGAGCCGCTCTTCTACGCGGGTGTGATCGTCTTCCTGCTGGGGGCGACCGTCGCGGCCCTTCCGTTTTTCGCTACGCTCTGGGTCGAGAAGCGCGAGAATGCGGGCCAGACGCTCCCGCTCGTGACGTTCGCGGCGTTCACTACCGCGGTCATCGCCGTCGAGGCGATCCTCGGCGGTCTCGCCGCGTTCAGTTACGCGTTCCTCTGGCGAATGGAGATCATCGCCTCGGTCGACGCCGCGATCTACCGTCAGCTGTACTGGATCGCCGGCCACGGGACCCAGCAGATCAACCTCGTGGCGATGATCGCCGTCTGGTACTTCCTGACCCACGTCGTTGGCGGAGCCGAGGTCGTCAGCGAGAAGGTCTCGCGGACGGCGTTCATCCTGTACCTGTTCTTCATCAACCTGGGGGCCGCTCACCACCTGCTGTCCGATCCCGCAGTCTCGACCGGGTGGCGCATCTTCAACACCTCCTACGCGTTCTACGGGGCGACGTTCGCCAGCCTGATTCACGCCTTCGCGATCCCCGCGGGTATCGAGGCCGGACGACGCAGGCGCGGACTGGGTGGCGGGCTGTTCGGCTGGCTCACCGGCGCGCCCTGGCGCAACCCGATGTTCTCGGCAACGATCTTCTCGATCATCCTGTTCGGGTTCCTCGGGGGGATCACCGGCGTCATCATGGGGCAGCTCCAGCTCAACATGACCTGGCACAACACGCTCGCCACGGTCGGTCACTTCCACGCAACCGTCGTACTCGGCACGACGGTCGCCTTCATGGGGCTGACGTACTTCGTCATCCGGACGCTGTTCATGCGCCAGTTCATCTCGCCGAAACTGGCCTCAGTCCAGCCGTACCTCTACTCGGGCGCGATGGCGATCGCGACGCTGATGCTGATGTACGTCGGGATCCTCTACGGCGTCCCCCGTCGAACGACTGAGGTCGTCGAGAACATCCCCGGGACCGAATTCAGCCTGAGCGCGGCGGGACCGCTATTCAGCGTCTTTGGCGTGTTCGCCCTGCTGGCGATTGCCGGTGGTGTCCTGTTTCTGGTGCTCGCCGTCGGCTCCGTCCTGTTCGGCAAGCGCATCGAGCCTGGCGACAACGACGACATCACGCCCGACGGTGGCCTCGCAGCCGACGGCGGCGAGTCCGTTCACCACTACGAGATGCGCGGGACGTTCGTCCTGTGTCTCGTCTTCCTGACGGCGTTCGTGATCACGTACCTCCTCAACTGGTACCTGCTCAGCCAACTCTGGAAGATCGGCCTGTAA